Part of the Candidatus Latescibacterota bacterium genome is shown below.
CGAACACACGCACATGGGTGTTCTCAACTTCTCCTTCTGGGACTGGCGACGTAACGTCCCCCGGATCAAACAGGCCGGACGAGGCGGTACGGGAACCGTGTTTCGCGATAAAAAATTAAAGGCTCTCGTCCTGAAGAACCGCCAGATCAATCCAGCCTGGCGCATAGAGGAAAACAAGGTCGCCGAACAGATCAAACCGAAAATACTCTCCCTTCAGTGCGCGGGCGAGATCAAGGAGATCCACTCTATTATAAATAATTGGAAGTGCGATCCGGAATATGTCATCGAGATGATGCAGGACATCCAGGAGCGGTTCCGTCACATCTCCAAGACGGCCATCGACGAACTTTGCAGCAAAACGGGCAAACCGAAAGCACATCTATACCATATCGCCACATTCTACAAAGCCTTCAGCCTGGCGCCAAAAGGCGAGACGATTGTTCAGGTCTGCATGGGCACAGCCTGCCACGTGAAGGGCTCGGCGAAGATACTCGATTCGTTCGAGAGGGTATTAGGCGTGAAGACCGGCCAGACTACGGAGGACAACAAATACTCTCTCGAGGCGGTCGCCTGCCTCGGAGCCTGCTCTATCGCTCCGGTCGTAAAGATCGGAGATGAGGTATTCGGCAATGTAAAGGCGAAGGATACCGAAAAACTCCTCGAGACAGCCGGCAAGACCGAAAAAAAGAAAAAGACTGCCGAAAAGACCACTTCGAAAAAATCTGCCCGGATATCTTCAGACGACCTGGAGAAGATCGTCTCGTCGGAGAAGGAGATCGCAGCTGGGTACAAGAGTATGCTGATGGTCTGCACCGGCACCGGTTGCGTGTCGGCGAAGGGCTTCGATATCCGTGACAGCCTGATTTCAGTGATCAGGGAGAAGGGGCTGGAAAAGGATTTTCTTGTCGTGGGCACCGGATGTAACGGCTTCTGCGCCATGGGGCCAATCGTGGTCGTCCAGCCGTCCGGCACCTTTTACCAGAAGGTCCAGAAAAATGACATAGCCGAACTGGTCGACAGTCTCGCCGAAGGAAAGGTCGTCGAAAGACTCCTTCACACCGACCCGGTATCGGGCGCCGTGAACGAGAAGATGGACGATATCACCTTCTTCAGCAAACAACAGCTGATCGCCCTGAGAAACAAGGGACTGATAGACCCCGAGAACATAGACCACTACATCGCACGCGGCGGATACGCTTCGCTTCGCAACGTGATCGGCAGCGGAGACCCCGAGGGCGTGATCAGGGAAGTGATCGTCTCCGGTATCCGGGGGCGCGGCGGTGGTGGATTCCCCGCAGGCGTCAAAT
Proteins encoded:
- a CDS encoding NAD(P)H-dependent oxidoreductase subunit E, producing MPDKRILKMKEAHEVLCEFSFDVIPLEKGYASRALRVDIGENKVSILPISDEMKKMWTGGKGFDLWLTFQEISKDTKWDSPENPLCFSSGPLGGATSFPGSGKTIVTALSPLTKSMMDCNVGGYFGPYLKFAGFDALMVTGKADREVIVLIDAVAGKVTIETAPMESVDSHLLAEELSMMYAADELDLRNIACVSAGRGAEHTHMGVLNFSFWDWRRNVPRIKQAGRGGTGTVFRDKKLKALVLKNRQINPAWRIEENKVAEQIKPKILSLQCAGEIKEIHSIINNWKCDPEYVIEMMQDIQERFRHISKTAIDELCSKTGKPKAHLYHIATFYKAFSLAPKGETIVQVCMGTACHVKGSAKILDSFERVLGVKTGQTTEDNKYSLEAVACLGACSIAPVVKIGDEVFGNVKAKDTEKLLETAGKTEKKKKTAEKTTSKKSARISSDDLEKIVSSEKEIAAGYKSMLMVCTGTGCVSAKGFDIRDSLISVIREKGLEKDFLVVGTGCNGFCAMGPIVVVQPSGTFYQKVQKNDIAELVDSLAEGKVVERLLHTDPVSGAVNEKMDDITFFSKQQLIALRNKGLIDPENIDHYIARGGYASLRNVIGSGDPEGVIREVIVSGIRGRGGGGFPAGVKWESGRKAALERGEEIFVVCNADEGDPGAFMDRSIIETDPHSVIEGM